One genomic region from Syngnathus typhle isolate RoL2023-S1 ecotype Sweden linkage group LG17, RoL_Styp_1.0, whole genome shotgun sequence encodes:
- the LOC133170630 gene encoding chromobox protein homolog 1-like has protein sequence MEEEMEQQQPPPPPPPVVPETPTATTEAIATPEEEEEEEYVVEKVLDRRVMKGKVEFLLKWKGFSNEDNTWEPEDNLDCPDLIAEFMRKYKEKEEKKKDGKRKVSGEAVGGPEDKGSKKKKEEGEKVRGFGRGLQPERIIGATDSSGELMFLMKWKNSDEADLVPAKEANITCPQVVISFYEERLTWHSYPAEEEDKKEEEKKD, from the exons ATGGAGGAGGAgatggagcagcagcagccgccgccgccgccgccccccgtAGTGCCTGAAACGCCAACAGCAACCACAGAAGCAATAGCAACaccagaggaggaagaggaggaagaatatGTGGTTGAGAAGGTTTTGGACCGTAGAGTGATGAAGGGCAAAGTGGAGTTTCTACTGAAATGGAAGGGTTTCTCAAA TGAAGACAATACATGGGAACCAGAAGACAATTTGGACTGTCCAGACCTTATTGCGGAATTCATGCGGAAGTACAAagagaaggaggaaaaaaagaaggatGGCAAACGAAAAGTCAGCGGTGAGGCCGTCGGAGGTCCAGAAGACAAAGGGAGcaaaaagaagaaggaggag GGTGAGAAAGTCAGAGGTTTTGGGAGAGGTCTGCAGCCAGAAAGAATTATTGGTGCGACAGACTCGAGTGGCGAGCTGATGTTTCTGATGAAATG GAAGAACTCCGATGAAGCTGACCTCGTCCCAGCCAAAGAAGCCAACATCACTTGCCCACAGGTGGTCATCTCTTTCTATGAGGAGCGTCTCACATGGCACTCTTATCCTGCAGAGGAAGAGgacaagaaggaggaggagaaaaaagacTAG